A DNA window from Vicinamibacterales bacterium contains the following coding sequences:
- a CDS encoding glycine C-acetyltransferase produces the protein MSRPDPLAFLNDELAALKAQGLYRTLRVLEGEALAHAVYDHRSVVNLSSNNYLGLTTHPRLRQAALDAVRELGVGSGAVRTISGTMALHVELERRLAAFKNVEAVVVFQSGFAANAGTVSAVLSKDDVIISDSLNHASIIDGCRLSRAPIKVFPHKDVAAARAILQDLPASQRKLLITDGVFSMDGDLGPLPALCDLADEFGCIMMVDDAHASGVFGRQGRGTVDHFGCHGRVDIQVGTLSKAIGALGGYVAGTGALIDFLHHRARPFLFSTSHPPAVTAACIAALDVLETEPQWMERLWENTRFFQAGLKGLGFNTGQSESPITPVIVGEAALAMKMSDRLFVEGVFAQGIGFPTVARDQARLRTIVSATHTREDLQFALDMFAKVGRELGVI, from the coding sequence ATGTCACGGCCCGATCCACTCGCGTTCCTCAACGACGAACTCGCGGCGCTGAAGGCGCAGGGGCTCTACCGCACGCTGCGCGTGCTCGAGGGCGAAGCGCTGGCGCACGCGGTCTACGACCACCGATCGGTCGTGAACCTCTCGTCGAACAACTACCTCGGGCTCACGACGCATCCACGGCTGCGCCAGGCGGCGCTGGACGCGGTCCGGGAGCTCGGCGTCGGATCGGGCGCCGTCCGGACCATCTCCGGCACGATGGCCCTGCACGTCGAGCTCGAGCGCCGCCTCGCGGCCTTCAAGAACGTCGAGGCGGTGGTGGTGTTCCAAAGCGGCTTCGCGGCCAACGCGGGTACGGTGTCCGCCGTCCTGTCGAAAGACGACGTCATCATCTCGGACAGCCTCAACCACGCCAGCATCATCGACGGCTGCAGGCTGAGCCGTGCGCCCATCAAGGTCTTCCCGCACAAGGACGTGGCGGCCGCGCGGGCGATCCTCCAGGACCTGCCCGCCTCCCAGCGCAAGCTCCTCATCACCGACGGCGTCTTCTCGATGGACGGCGACCTGGGCCCCCTGCCGGCCTTGTGCGACCTGGCCGACGAGTTCGGCTGCATCATGATGGTGGACGACGCCCACGCCAGCGGCGTCTTCGGCCGCCAGGGCCGCGGCACGGTGGACCACTTCGGCTGTCACGGCCGCGTGGACATCCAGGTGGGCACGCTCTCGAAAGCCATCGGCGCGCTGGGCGGCTACGTGGCCGGCACCGGGGCCCTCATCGACTTCCTGCACCACCGGGCCCGTCCGTTCCTGTTCTCCACGTCCCATCCGCCGGCCGTCACGGCCGCGTGCATCGCGGCGCTGGACGTCCTGGAGACCGAGCCGCAGTGGATGGAGCGCCTCTGGGAGAACACGCGCTTCTTCCAGGCGGGGCTGAAGGGCCTGGGCTTCAACACCGGACAGAGCGAGAGTCCGATCACGCCCGTCATCGTGGGCGAGGCGGCGCTCGCCATGAAGATGTCCGACCGCCTGTTCGTCGAGGGCGTCTTCGCGCAGGGAATCGGGTTCCCCACCGTCGCGCGCGATCAGGCTCGCCTGCGCACCATCGTCTCCGCGACGCACACCCGCGAGGACCTGCAGTTCGCGCTGGACATGTTCGCGAAGGTGGGCCGGGAGCTCGGCGTCATCTAG
- a CDS encoding 2-dehydropantoate 2-reductase, with translation MRTLVWGAGAIGGTLGAYLVRAGQDVTFVDAAEDHVAAITGRGLRVTGPLDEFTVRAPAFTPSALSGTWPEIVLATKAHHTGAAVRALAPHLAPDGHVVSAQNGLNELAIAEVVGQERTVGAFVNFGADYLEPGVIHFGGRGAVVVGEIDGRVTPRVTAIRDAWRHFDERATATPNIWGYLWGKEAYGAMLFATALSNESIADALAEVTYRPIYIALAREMLAVAAARGVTPEAFDGFDPNAYAPSAPAGAAERSLDALVAHNRRSAKTHSGIWRDLAVRKRPTEVDAQLGIVVTLAAEVGIPTPLTARLVALIHDIEHGTRPLAIENLDVLAAALSEP, from the coding sequence ATGCGGACGCTGGTCTGGGGTGCGGGAGCCATCGGCGGCACGCTCGGCGCGTATCTGGTGCGCGCCGGCCAGGACGTCACGTTCGTCGACGCGGCCGAGGACCACGTCGCCGCCATCACCGGACGCGGCCTGCGAGTCACCGGGCCCCTCGACGAGTTCACCGTGCGCGCCCCGGCGTTCACGCCGTCGGCGCTCTCAGGTACCTGGCCCGAAATCGTGTTGGCGACCAAGGCGCACCACACGGGAGCGGCGGTCCGGGCGCTGGCGCCGCACCTGGCGCCCGACGGGCACGTCGTGTCCGCGCAGAACGGCCTGAACGAGTTGGCGATCGCGGAGGTCGTGGGCCAGGAGCGAACGGTCGGGGCCTTCGTGAACTTCGGCGCCGACTACCTCGAGCCCGGCGTCATTCACTTCGGGGGGCGGGGCGCGGTCGTCGTGGGCGAAATCGACGGACGGGTCACCCCTCGGGTGACGGCCATCCGCGACGCCTGGCGCCACTTCGACGAGCGCGCGACGGCGACGCCCAACATCTGGGGCTACCTGTGGGGCAAGGAGGCGTACGGGGCAATGCTGTTCGCGACGGCGCTCTCGAACGAGTCCATCGCCGACGCGCTCGCCGAGGTCACGTACCGGCCGATCTACATCGCCCTGGCGCGCGAGATGCTGGCGGTGGCGGCCGCCCGGGGGGTGACCCCGGAGGCCTTCGACGGCTTCGATCCGAACGCCTACGCGCCGTCGGCGCCCGCCGGCGCCGCCGAGCGATCGCTCGACGCCCTGGTGGCGCACAACCGGCGGTCGGCCAAGACACACAGCGGGATCTGGCGCGACCTGGCCGTGCGCAAGCGGCCGACGGAGGTCGACGCGCAACTGGGCATCGTCGTCACGCTGGCGGCGGAGGTGGGCATTCCCACGCCCCTCACGGCGCGCCTCGTCGCGCTCATCCACGACATCGAACATGGAACCCGGCCGCTCGCGATCGAGAACCTCGACGTCCTGGCGGCGGCCCTCTCCGAACCGTGA
- a CDS encoding SDR family NAD(P)-dependent oxidoreductase, translating into MTLDFTGKTVVVTGAAHGFGRAIGQAFATRGATVWACDVIDEEIRETESLCRRAGGACHGRVVDVRDRAAVHALVADAAAATGRVDVLVNNAGGVLGQVGRPLESVSAEEWQAIFDVNVTGAFSCAQAVAPGMKAAGAGRIVNISSGAGLGVSLTGIQAYASAKAAQIGLTRQLAHELGPWGITVNNIAPGFVRSNPTTERQWQSYGEDGQRQLVARIALRRLGTPEDIAHGVLFFASEYAGWITGQVLSIDGGK; encoded by the coding sequence ATGACCCTCGACTTCACCGGCAAGACCGTCGTCGTGACCGGCGCCGCGCACGGATTCGGCCGCGCGATCGGCCAGGCCTTCGCCACGCGCGGGGCCACCGTGTGGGCGTGCGACGTCATCGACGAGGAAATTCGAGAAACGGAGTCACTCTGCCGCCGCGCGGGCGGCGCGTGTCACGGCCGTGTCGTCGACGTCCGCGACCGGGCGGCGGTCCACGCGCTCGTGGCGGACGCCGCGGCCGCGACAGGACGGGTGGACGTGCTCGTGAACAATGCCGGGGGCGTCCTCGGCCAGGTCGGCCGTCCGCTCGAGTCCGTGTCCGCCGAAGAGTGGCAGGCCATCTTCGACGTGAACGTGACGGGGGCCTTCTCCTGCGCGCAGGCGGTCGCTCCGGGCATGAAGGCCGCGGGCGCCGGCCGGATCGTGAACATCTCGAGCGGCGCTGGGCTGGGCGTCAGCCTGACGGGCATCCAGGCGTACGCCTCGGCGAAGGCGGCGCAGATCGGGCTCACGCGCCAGCTCGCGCACGAACTGGGCCCGTGGGGCATCACCGTGAACAACATCGCCCCCGGCTTCGTGCGCTCGAATCCGACGACGGAGCGGCAGTGGCAGTCGTACGGCGAGGACGGCCAGCGGCAGCTCGTCGCGCGGATCGCGCTCAGGCGGCTCGGCACGCCCGAGGACATCGCGCACGGCGTGCTCTTCTTCGCGTCCGAGTACGCGGGCTGGATCACGGGGCAGGTGCTCTCGATCGACGGCGGCAAGTGA
- a CDS encoding creatininase family protein, producing the protein MRIADMHWQQVEEYLRHDDRAVLPLGSTEQHGYLRLTVDCILPERVALDAAEPLGVPVFPVVPYGVTPYFRDFPGTISLRVETHLRVVGDILDGLAHTGFRRILIVNGHGGNNAVQQFALEWAADRPACRVLFHNWWNAPRTWAKVQAIDPVASHGSWMENFPWTRLPGVAMPDVPRPMVDLARVRALDPAALKTYLGDGNFGGAYQRPDEELLALWQVAVEETRALLTGSWGGEA; encoded by the coding sequence GTGCGCATCGCCGACATGCACTGGCAGCAGGTGGAGGAGTACCTCCGCCACGACGACCGGGCCGTGCTGCCGCTGGGCAGCACCGAACAGCACGGGTACCTGCGGCTCACCGTGGACTGCATCCTGCCCGAGCGCGTCGCCCTCGACGCGGCAGAGCCGCTGGGCGTTCCGGTGTTCCCGGTCGTGCCCTACGGCGTCACGCCGTACTTCCGCGACTTCCCCGGCACGATCTCGCTTCGCGTCGAGACGCACCTGCGCGTGGTGGGCGACATCCTGGACGGGCTGGCGCACACGGGCTTCCGGCGCATCCTCATCGTCAACGGCCACGGCGGCAACAACGCCGTGCAGCAGTTCGCGCTGGAATGGGCGGCGGACCGGCCGGCCTGCCGCGTCCTCTTCCACAACTGGTGGAACGCGCCGCGCACGTGGGCCAAGGTCCAGGCCATCGATCCCGTGGCGTCGCACGGGTCGTGGATGGAGAACTTCCCCTGGACCCGGCTGCCTGGCGTCGCCATGCCGGACGTCCCGCGCCCGATGGTCGACCTGGCGCGTGTCCGCGCGCTCGATCCCGCGGCGCTGAAGACCTACCTGGGCGACGGGAACTTCGGCGGGGCCTACCAGCGCCCCGACGAGGAGCTGCTCGCGCTGTGGCAGGTGGCCGTCGAGGAGACCCGCGCACTCCTCACGGGCTCGTGGGGCGGCGAGGCCTGA
- a CDS encoding dipeptidase → MALDDVLAHLAANRDRVLASLLEFAAIPSVSTDPAHAADVARASRWVADRIAAAGPFDVRVRPTGGHPVVYAEWLHAPGRPTVLVYGHYDVQPPDPLEKWNTPPFAPTVASGRIYARGISDDKGPMLIPIAVAEAFFAAAGGPPVNLKFLFEGEEEIGSRHLEAFVIAHRDHLAADVLVSADGAMWRIDEPSLTVASRGLCGLELTLTGAAKDLHSGRHGGGVANPLHGLAALISSLHDADGRVAVSGFYDEVRELSPGDRADIAALPYDEEAYCRQIGAAALVGEPGYSTLERQWTRPTLEINGMWGGYQGPGQKTVIPGEAHAKITCRLVPDQDPAAILSRVARHLESHVPPGTRLSLRLSDHGARAASIPTDHVALRTAADALQATYGVRPAFVRMGGTVPIAAIFQRHLGLDAVFFSFSTADEDFHAPNEFFRVHRLHEGLEAWARYWTLLGDVPA, encoded by the coding sequence ATGGCGCTCGACGACGTCCTGGCGCACCTGGCGGCGAACCGCGACCGCGTGCTCGCGTCGCTCCTGGAGTTCGCGGCCATTCCCAGCGTGAGCACCGATCCGGCGCACGCGGCCGACGTGGCGCGGGCCTCGCGATGGGTGGCCGATCGCATCGCGGCGGCCGGGCCGTTCGACGTGCGCGTCCGCCCCACGGGCGGGCATCCCGTCGTGTACGCGGAATGGCTGCACGCGCCCGGCCGGCCGACGGTGCTCGTCTACGGCCACTACGACGTCCAGCCGCCCGACCCGCTGGAGAAGTGGAACACGCCGCCCTTCGCCCCCACCGTCGCCTCGGGTCGTATCTACGCACGCGGCATCTCGGACGACAAGGGGCCGATGCTGATCCCGATCGCCGTGGCCGAGGCGTTCTTCGCCGCGGCCGGCGGCCCTCCCGTGAACCTGAAGTTCCTGTTCGAGGGCGAGGAAGAGATCGGCAGCCGGCATCTCGAGGCCTTCGTGATCGCGCATCGCGATCACCTCGCCGCGGACGTCCTCGTCTCGGCCGACGGCGCCATGTGGCGCATCGACGAGCCGTCGCTGACGGTCGCCAGCCGCGGCCTCTGCGGATTGGAGCTGACGCTGACCGGCGCGGCGAAGGACCTGCATTCCGGCCGGCACGGCGGCGGCGTCGCCAATCCCCTGCACGGACTGGCGGCGCTGATTTCGTCACTGCACGACGCTGACGGCCGGGTCGCCGTGTCCGGATTCTACGACGAGGTCCGCGAGCTCTCGCCCGGCGATCGGGCCGACATCGCCGCGCTGCCGTACGACGAAGAGGCGTACTGCCGGCAGATCGGGGCCGCCGCGCTCGTCGGCGAACCCGGGTACTCCACGCTCGAGCGGCAGTGGACGCGGCCGACCCTCGAGATCAACGGGATGTGGGGCGGCTACCAGGGCCCAGGCCAGAAGACGGTGATTCCGGGCGAGGCGCACGCCAAGATCACGTGCCGGCTCGTGCCCGACCAGGATCCGGCGGCGATTCTGAGCCGCGTGGCGCGGCACCTCGAATCGCACGTCCCACCAGGGACGCGGCTCTCGCTGCGGCTCTCGGACCACGGCGCGCGCGCCGCCTCGATCCCGACCGACCACGTCGCGCTGCGGACGGCGGCCGACGCGCTCCAGGCCACCTACGGCGTCCGGCCCGCGTTCGTGCGAATGGGGGGCACGGTGCCGATCGCGGCGATCTTCCAGCGACATCTCGGGCTGGACGCCGTCTTCTTCTCGTTCTCCACGGCCGACGAGGACTTCCACGCACCGAACGAGTTCTTCCGCGTGCACCGCCTGCACGAGGGCCTGGAGGCGTGGGCCCGCTACTGGACGCTGCTCGGCGACGTGCCGGCCTAG
- a CDS encoding PP2C family protein-serine/threonine phosphatase produces the protein MSRAREFFAAYTQDLTTEELGRVFTRDAPEAYRFFTRGVDSKAFRALPWHTRALRWTQAFFVAFTMRLTPARRLLYGLALVAAAVGVVELFRGVTVFGVPIVIPPFFFRVGVPTLAFAPGTNWLILAFALMNLLVLLEVFDRLSLKRDLEVAREIQLAMLPDGTWSARGVEASGLTRPANTVGGDFYDILPRPDGRVIVALGDVAGKASPAALLMALFLAMLRTLVDENLEPAELVHRLNIQVSKHAPPSRFITLFLGLFDPETGAIEFVNAGQTPPLLLRSGGTVERLSTGGVALAMFEGSTYESGHARLDPGDALVLYSDGITEAESPAGHMFEESGLEAAVRATPGVSAAVLSRAVFRAVDDHRRGERLADDLTVLVLSRPVVPPVPDFVTAAGIQ, from the coding sequence ATGTCACGGGCGCGCGAATTCTTTGCGGCCTACACCCAGGACCTGACGACCGAGGAGCTGGGGCGCGTCTTCACCCGCGATGCGCCCGAGGCGTACCGCTTCTTCACGCGCGGCGTGGACAGCAAGGCGTTCCGCGCGCTTCCCTGGCATACCCGCGCGCTGCGCTGGACGCAGGCGTTCTTCGTGGCCTTCACCATGCGGCTGACGCCGGCGCGCCGGCTGCTGTACGGCCTCGCGCTGGTCGCAGCGGCGGTGGGCGTCGTCGAGCTCTTCCGGGGCGTCACCGTCTTCGGCGTGCCGATTGTCATCCCGCCGTTCTTCTTCCGGGTGGGGGTGCCCACGCTCGCGTTCGCTCCCGGCACGAACTGGCTGATCCTGGCCTTCGCCCTCATGAACCTCCTGGTCCTGCTGGAGGTGTTCGACCGGCTCTCCCTCAAGCGTGATCTCGAGGTGGCTCGTGAGATCCAGCTCGCGATGCTGCCCGACGGCACCTGGTCCGCCCGCGGGGTCGAGGCCAGCGGCTTGACCAGGCCCGCCAACACCGTGGGCGGCGACTTCTACGACATCCTGCCGCGCCCGGACGGACGGGTGATCGTGGCCCTGGGCGACGTGGCGGGCAAGGCCAGCCCGGCCGCCCTGCTGATGGCACTGTTCCTGGCCATGCTGCGCACGCTCGTGGACGAGAACCTGGAGCCCGCCGAGCTCGTCCATCGCCTGAACATCCAGGTCTCGAAGCACGCGCCACCGTCGCGCTTCATCACCCTCTTCCTCGGGCTGTTCGATCCGGAAACCGGCGCCATCGAGTTCGTCAACGCCGGGCAGACCCCGCCGCTCCTGCTGCGCTCGGGCGGCACGGTGGAACGCCTGTCGACGGGCGGGGTCGCCCTGGCGATGTTCGAGGGTTCGACCTACGAGTCGGGCCACGCGCGGCTCGACCCCGGAGACGCCCTGGTGCTCTACAGCGACGGCATCACGGAAGCCGAGTCCCCGGCCGGCCACATGTTCGAGGAGTCCGGCCTCGAGGCCGCGGTGCGAGCGACGCCCGGCGTCTCGGCGGCCGTGCTCAGCCGTGCGGTCTTCCGCGCCGTGGACGACCACAGGCGAGGCGAGCGGCTCGCGGACGACCTCACGGTCCTGGTGCTCAGCCGGCCCGTCGTGCCACCGGTCCCCGACTTCGTCACAGCCGCCGGAATCCAATAG